The genomic DNA NNNNNNNNNNNNNNNNNNNNNNNNNNNNNNNNNNNNNNNNNNNNNNNNNNNNNNNNNNNNNNNNNNNNNNNNNNNNNNNNNNNNNNNNNNNNNNNNNNNNNNNNNNNNNNNNNNNNNNNNNNNNNNNNNNNNNNNNNNNNNNNNNNNNNNNNNNNNNNNNNNNNNNNNNNNNNNNNNNNNNNNNNNNNNNNNNNNNNNNNNNNNNNNNNNNNNNNNNNNNNNNNNNNNNNNNNNNNNNNNNNNNNNNNNNNNNNNNNNNNNNNNNNNNNNNNNNNNNNNNNNNNNNNNNNNNNNNNNNNNNNNNNNNNNNNNNNNNNNNNNNNNNNNNNNNNNNNNNNNNNNNNNNNNNNNNNNNNNNNNNNNNNNNNNNNNNNNNNNNNNNNNNNNNNNNNNNNNNNNNNNNNNNNNNNNNNNNNNNNNNNNNNNNNNNNNNNNNNNNNNNNNNNNNNNNNNNNNNNNNNNNNNNNNNNNNNNNNNNNNNNNNTTGCAATATCTAGAATAATAAAGAtagaatatattgttattaatctTGTGATCTTCTAGATCTCTCTATACACCCCCTCAAGCTCAAGGTGTCATGGAGTGAAGGCTTGAGATTGATACGACTGAAGAAGCATTACGCTTGAACCATGTTATTAGACGGATATACCGTAAAAGGCCTTGGAGAAGGCACGAGGAAGCAAATAGCTTAGAGAAGTCGTGAACGACTTAAAAACTTATGATCAACTTTGGATCAGGAACGACATAAGTCCTTGAGAAGCATATAGCTTAAAGAAGTAATGGTGACTTGACCAGATCGACAAAGATGGCATGCAGAAATATGCAAAAAGGCACACATATGGAGGAGTCTCGAGTCGAGAGGCGGCGGAGCTGGTTCGTGTTGGAGCAGCGGCAACAGAGCTTTTCTTCGTTGGAAGGCAGCTTGGCTATGACTTGGTCGAATCTCGGAGAGATCATGTCACCATCAGCGTCTCCAGTGATGAAGATGGAAGATCTCATGTTGGTGATATTATGAGGTGAGATAAGCTTGTCCAGTAGAAAACTAagtcgaatttttttttttttgttgagaaagtagtgatagaaaaaaaataaaaagaaagataaacagATGGAGAAGCTCAATAGCTTAGGGAAGGTATGGGTTAAAGAGTTTGATTGTTAGATCTAAACTCAAGTAtaacctgctctgataccatgttataGATTGATGAGAGATGAACACATTAGTGTTTAGGAAATATTATATTGACTCTCATGATTATAATCTTTAGGTTACATAGAATTATATAGTACAAGAGTTTCCTAAACTATAATGATTGCAATATCTAGAATAATAAAGAtagaatatattgttattaatctTGTGATCTTCTAGATCTCTCTATAATAGTGATGAGAGTGAAAGTGATAAACTTTCGAGATGTGCTTCTGAGGAAGGACTTGACCATGACGCTCTCTTGCATCCTAATGATCGTTTGGGTTATCTTTACCTCCAATACTTTGAGAGATCAGCTCCTTATGCTCGAGTTCCTCTCATGGATAAGGTAACTTGATTAGATTGTAATGATCTTCTTGTTAGCATTTCAAGACTTGAAATATATATGACacatgatgattttttttgtttggtttcagatcAATGAATTGGCTCAAAGGTACCCTGGATTGATGTCGTTGAGAAGCGTAGATCTTTCACCGGCAAGTTGGATGGCGGTAGCTTGGTACCCAATTTACCATATTCCAATGGGAAGGACCATCAAAGATTTATCCACTTGTTTCCTTAGTTATCAcactctttcatcttctttccaaGGTAGTAATCTTTTGAATCAGTTCTTTGGATTTGATATATATCCCGCAAAAATGTAATCATGGTATATTGATTTACAGATATGGAGCCAGAAGAAAACGGTGGGGAAAAGGAGAGGACTCGAAAGGAAGGAGAAGGTGTAACTTTGCTTCCTTTTGGGTTAGCCACATACAAGATGCAAGGCAATGTTTGGCTTTCAGAAGATGATCAAGGTCAAGATCAAGAACGAGTTGTGTCACTTCTAAGTGTTGCTGATTCTTGGCTANttttttttttttttttttttctttcacatattgtgtggtctttttcttttctttttattttcttgtcaaGTCTgcatttttgtggaaatttgaagatcaaaacaagaaccaaaaacacaaatttaccaaatattttttggagtcttctggtttttgttttgttttggttttattttatttttattgatcatataagaaacaaacaaaaataccGTAAAATCGGCTCTCTCCAcagaaaaatttaatattttcccaaaaataaaataaaaaagacttttctttcttccttcagCAAGTAACTGAGCagatttcggtttttttttttttttttttttNNNNNNNNNNNNNNNNNNNNNNNNNNNNNNNNNNNNNNNNNNNNNNNNNNNNNNNNNNNNNNNNNNNNNNNNNNNNNNNNNNNNNNNNNNNNNNNNNNNNNNNNNNNNNNNNNNNNNNNNNNNNNNNNNNNNNNNNNNNNNNNNNNNNNNNNNNNNNNNNNNNNNNNNNNNNNNNNNNNNNNNNNNNNNNNNNNNNNNNNNNNNNNNNNNNNNNNNNNNNNNNNNNNNNNNNNNNNNNNNNNNNNNNNNNNNNNNNNNNNNNNNNNNNNNNNNNNNNNNNNNNNNNNNNNNNNNNNNNNNNNNNNNNNNNNNNNNNNNNNNNNNNNNNNNNNNNNNNNNNNNNNNNNNNNNNNNNNNNNNNNNNNNNNNNNNNNNNNNNNNNNNNNNNNNNNNNNNNNNNNNNNNNNNNNNNNNNNNNNNNNNNNNNNNNNNNNNNNNNNNNNNNNNNNNNNNNNNNNNNNNNNNNNNNNNNNNNNNNNNNNNNNNNNNNNNNNNNNNNNNNNNNNNNNNNNNNNNNNNNNNNNNNNNNNNNNNNNNNNNNNNNNNNNNNNNNNNNNNNNNNNNNNNNNNNNNNNNNNNNNNNNNNNNNNNNNNNNNNNNNNNNNNNNNNNNNNNNNNNNNNNNNNNNNNNNNNNNNNNNNNNNNNNNNNNNNNNNNNNNNNNNNNNNNNNNNNNNNNNNNNNNNNNNNNNNNNNNNNNNNNNNNNNNNNNNNNNNNNNNNNNNNNNNNNNNNNNNNNNNNNNNNNNNNNNNNNNNNNNNNNNNNNNNNNNNNNNNNNNNNNNNNNNNNNNNNNNNNNNNNNNNNNNNNNNNNNNNNNNNNNNNNNNNNNNNNNNNNNNNNNNNNNNNNNNNNNNNNNNNNNNNNNNNNNNNNNNNNNNNNNNNNNNNNNNNNNNNNNNNNNNNNNNNNNNNNNNNNNNNNNNNNNNNNNNNNNNNNNNNNNNNNNNNNNNNNNNNNNNNNNNNNNNNNNNNNNNNNNNNNNNNNNNNNNNNNNNNNNNNNNNNNNNNNNNNNNNNNNNNNNNNNNNNNNNNNNNNNNNNNNNNNNNNNNNNNNNNNNNNNNNNNNNNNNNNNNNNNNNNNNNNNNNNNNNNNNNNNNNNNNNNNNNNNNNNNNNNNNNNNNNNNNNNNNNNNNNNNNNNNNNNNNNNNNNNNNNNNNNNNNNNNNNNNNNNNNNNNNNNNNNNNNTTGCAATATCTAGAATAATAAAGAtagaa from Camelina sativa cultivar DH55 chromosome 2, Cs, whole genome shotgun sequence includes the following:
- the LOC104715371 gene encoding uncharacterized protein LOC104715371; this translates as MQKYAKRHTYGGVSSREAAELVRVGAAATELFFVGRQLGYDLVESRRDHVTISVSSDEDGRSHVGDIMRSLYNSDESESDKLSRCASEEGLDHDALLHPNDRLGYLYLQYFERSAPYARVPLMDKINELAQRYPGLMSLRSVDLSPASWMAVAWYPIYHIPMGRTIKDLSTCFLSYHTLSSSFQDMEPEENGGEKERTRKEGEGVTLLPFGLATYKMQGNVWLSEDDQGQDQERVVSLLSVADSWL